In a genomic window of Streptomyces pristinaespiralis:
- a CDS encoding ABC transporter ATP-binding protein, translating into MTATAIEATGLGLAYGRRGRRALHDCSFRIPAGRVCALAGPNGAGKSTLLALAAGLLRPADGALRVLGGTPSDVRERVAYVAQEKPLYPQLTVAETLRMGHELNPGRWDATLAERIVQEGGGLEPGARIRSLSGGQRTRVALALALGKRPELMLLDEPMADLDPLARHRLTAALMTQAADHGTTIVISSHILSELETTCDYVLLLDGGRVRLAGETEDLIAAHTLLTGPVADLPDHTVVESRTTGRQLTALVRGSRAVGGGWQAATPSLEELLMAHLRSPDAPALLTPSAEVAVA; encoded by the coding sequence ATGACGGCGACCGCGATCGAGGCGACGGGCCTCGGCCTGGCCTACGGGAGGCGGGGCCGCCGGGCCCTGCACGACTGCTCTTTCCGGATACCGGCCGGGCGCGTCTGCGCCCTCGCCGGCCCCAACGGCGCCGGCAAGTCCACGCTGCTCGCCCTCGCGGCGGGTCTGCTCCGGCCGGCCGACGGGGCGCTGCGCGTCCTCGGCGGCACACCCTCCGACGTACGCGAACGCGTCGCGTACGTCGCCCAGGAGAAGCCGCTGTATCCGCAGCTGACGGTCGCCGAGACGCTGCGGATGGGCCATGAGCTCAACCCCGGCCGGTGGGACGCGACCCTCGCGGAACGGATCGTCCAGGAAGGCGGCGGACTCGAACCCGGCGCCAGGATCCGCAGCCTCTCCGGCGGCCAGCGCACCCGCGTCGCCCTCGCCCTCGCGCTCGGCAAACGCCCCGAACTGATGCTGCTGGACGAGCCGATGGCCGACCTCGACCCGCTGGCACGGCACCGGCTGACGGCCGCGCTGATGACGCAGGCCGCCGACCACGGCACCACCATCGTCATCTCCTCTCACATCCTGTCCGAGCTGGAGACCACCTGCGACTACGTGCTCCTCCTCGACGGCGGCCGGGTGCGTCTCGCCGGCGAGACGGAGGACCTGATCGCCGCCCACACCCTGCTCACCGGGCCGGTCGCCGACCTGCCCGACCACACCGTCGTCGAATCCCGCACGACGGGCCGTCAGCTGACCGCGCTGGTACGGGGGTCCCGCGCGGTCGGCGGCGGCTGGCAGGCCGCGACACCGTCCCTGGAGGAACTGCTCATGGCGCATCTGCGCAGCCCCGACGCCCCGGCGCTGCTCACCCCGAGCGCGGAGGTGGCGGTCGCATGA
- a CDS encoding GntR family transcriptional regulator produces the protein MVEFRIDRRSGVATYLQIVQQTRQALRLGLLEPGDRLPTAREVVEATAINPNTVLKAYRELEREGLVEARRGLGTFVTRTLGGQAADTPLRAELADWVGRARDAGLEQDDITALFTSVLEERTQDDHKGDGA, from the coding sequence ATGGTCGAGTTCCGTATCGACCGGCGCAGCGGGGTCGCCACCTACCTCCAGATCGTCCAGCAGACCCGGCAGGCCCTACGGCTCGGTCTGCTGGAGCCCGGCGACCGCCTCCCGACGGCCCGCGAGGTCGTCGAGGCCACCGCGATCAACCCGAACACCGTGCTCAAGGCGTACCGCGAGCTGGAACGCGAAGGGCTGGTCGAGGCCCGCCGGGGACTCGGCACGTTCGTCACCCGCACCCTCGGCGGCCAGGCCGCCGACACCCCGCTGCGGGCCGAACTCGCCGACTGGGTCGGCCGGGCGCGCGACGCCGGCCTGGAGCAGGACGACATCACCGCGCTGTTCACCTCCGTACTGGAGGAGCGCACACAGGACGACCACAAGGGGGACGGCGCATGA
- the mshD gene encoding mycothiol synthase yields MTIDAVIPEPGRQIQSLDELTSEQAEAVLGVLAEAARNDGMQAVSEQGRLQLRGGRREGVRHFLLTVGDQLIGYAQLEDTDPVEAPAAELVVHPGHRGRGHGRALGTTLLDASGRRLRMWAHGGKSAARHLAQVLGLALFRELRQLRRPLDLRDIPEPVYPAGVTVRTFRPGEDDAAWLAVNAAAFAHHPEQGSLTQRDLDDRKAEPWFDPKGFFLAERDGDIIGFHWTKIHAEEQLGEVYVVGIRPDAQGGGLGKALTATGLRHLASQGMPTAMLYVDADNTAALRVYEQLGFATHEVDLMYRTES; encoded by the coding sequence ATGACGATCGACGCAGTGATTCCGGAGCCCGGCCGGCAGATCCAGTCCCTCGACGAGCTCACCTCCGAGCAGGCGGAGGCCGTGCTGGGCGTACTCGCAGAGGCTGCGCGGAACGACGGGATGCAGGCCGTCTCCGAGCAGGGCCGGCTGCAGCTGCGCGGCGGGCGGCGGGAAGGCGTGCGCCACTTCCTGCTCACCGTCGGCGACCAGCTCATCGGCTACGCCCAGCTGGAGGACACCGACCCCGTCGAGGCCCCGGCGGCCGAACTCGTCGTCCACCCCGGCCACCGGGGCCGCGGGCACGGACGGGCCCTGGGCACCACACTCCTGGACGCCTCCGGCAGGCGGCTGCGGATGTGGGCGCACGGCGGGAAGTCCGCGGCCCGGCACCTGGCCCAGGTGCTCGGCCTCGCGCTCTTCCGCGAACTGCGCCAGCTCCGGCGCCCCTTGGACCTGCGGGACATCCCCGAACCGGTCTACCCGGCCGGCGTCACCGTGCGGACCTTCCGGCCCGGCGAGGACGACGCCGCCTGGCTCGCCGTGAACGCCGCCGCCTTCGCCCACCACCCCGAGCAGGGCTCGCTGACCCAGCGGGACCTCGACGACCGCAAGGCCGAGCCGTGGTTCGACCCGAAGGGCTTCTTCCTGGCCGAGCGGGACGGCGACATCATCGGCTTCCACTGGACGAAGATCCACGCGGAGGAGCAGCTCGGCGAGGTGTACGTGGTCGGCATCCGGCCCGACGCCCAGGGCGGCGGCCTCGGCAAGGCCCTCACCGCCACCGGCCTGCGCCACCTCGCCTCGCAGGGCATGCCGACGGCGATGCTCTACGTCGACGCCGACAACACCGCGGCGCTGCGCGTGTACGAGCAGCTCGGCTTCGCCACGCACGAGGTCGACCTGATGTACCGCACGGAGTCCTGA
- a CDS encoding bifunctional metallophosphatase/5'-nucleotidase — MSATPPNHRAAKRNRRVLAAAAGLATVGALIAAMPAGAASGERTAHRPHHGRTVDVQLLSFNDLHGNLEPPAGSAGNVSEIQHDGTVKSVPAGGVEHLATSLRTARQGNPYSVTAAAGDLVGASPLLSGLFHDEPTIEALNKLDLDVTGVGNHEFDEGAVELARLQSGGCHPTDGCYEEGKEFEGADFPYLAANVTKESTGRPILKPYTVWEKDGVKIGFIGVTLEGTPDIVSAGGIKGLAFHDEVETIDKYARELDRKGVKSIVALIHEGGSPASTSYNYDCDSPGAGDGISGPIADIAKNITPRVDALVTGHTHQAYVCTIPDPSGKPRMVTSASSYGKLYTDTTLTYDRRTNDIVRTAVKSANHVVSRDQAKAQDMTDLITRWNKLAAPIASRPQGFISADINGRGATTPEKPLGDLIADAQLAGLAPADKGGAQLALMNPGGIRADLVHKASGSEGDGVVTYGEAFTVQPFTNMMNVVDLTGAQLITTLQQQVSGPNEASPKILQVSEGFTYTLDLTKTGADRIVVDSVKLNGEAIVPSKTYRVAMNEFLAGGGDGFSVLKEHTNKLVGASDLDVFNAYLAANSSADAPIAPPKADRITVVQ; from the coding sequence ATGTCAGCGACACCTCCCAACCATCGCGCGGCCAAGCGGAACCGCCGCGTGCTCGCGGCCGCCGCCGGTCTCGCGACCGTCGGCGCGCTCATCGCCGCCATGCCGGCCGGCGCCGCCTCCGGCGAGCGCACGGCTCACCGGCCGCACCACGGCCGCACCGTCGATGTGCAGCTGCTCTCCTTCAACGACCTGCACGGCAACCTGGAGCCCCCGGCCGGCTCCGCCGGCAATGTCTCCGAGATCCAGCACGACGGCACGGTCAAGTCCGTCCCGGCCGGCGGCGTCGAGCACCTGGCGACGTCGCTGCGCACCGCGCGCCAGGGCAACCCGTACTCCGTCACCGCCGCTGCCGGTGACCTGGTGGGCGCGAGCCCGCTGCTGTCCGGCCTCTTCCACGACGAGCCGACGATCGAGGCGCTGAACAAGCTCGACCTCGACGTGACGGGCGTGGGCAACCACGAGTTCGACGAGGGCGCGGTCGAGCTGGCCCGCCTCCAGAGCGGCGGCTGCCACCCGACGGACGGCTGCTACGAGGAGGGCAAGGAGTTCGAGGGCGCGGACTTCCCCTACCTGGCGGCCAACGTCACCAAGGAGTCCACGGGCAGGCCGATCCTCAAGCCGTACACCGTCTGGGAGAAGGACGGCGTCAAGATCGGCTTCATCGGGGTGACGCTGGAAGGCACGCCGGACATCGTCAGCGCGGGCGGCATCAAGGGCCTGGCGTTCCACGACGAGGTCGAGACGATCGACAAGTACGCCCGTGAGCTCGACCGCAAGGGCGTGAAGTCGATCGTCGCGCTCATCCACGAGGGCGGCTCGCCGGCGTCGACGTCGTACAACTACGACTGCGACTCGCCCGGTGCGGGTGACGGCATCTCCGGCCCGATCGCGGACATCGCCAAGAACATCACGCCCCGGGTCGACGCACTGGTCACCGGCCACACGCACCAGGCGTACGTGTGCACGATCCCGGACCCGTCCGGCAAGCCGCGCATGGTCACCTCGGCGTCCTCGTACGGCAAGCTCTACACGGACACCACGCTGACCTACGACCGCCGCACCAATGACATCGTGCGGACGGCCGTGAAGTCGGCGAACCACGTCGTCAGCCGTGACCAGGCCAAGGCCCAGGACATGACCGACCTGATCACGCGCTGGAACAAGCTGGCCGCGCCGATCGCGAGCCGTCCGCAGGGATTCATCTCCGCGGACATCAACGGCCGTGGCGCCACCACCCCGGAGAAGCCGCTCGGCGACCTGATCGCGGACGCGCAGCTCGCGGGTCTCGCCCCGGCCGACAAGGGCGGCGCCCAGCTGGCGCTGATGAACCCGGGCGGTATCCGCGCCGACCTGGTCCACAAGGCGTCGGGCAGTGAGGGCGACGGTGTGGTGACGTACGGCGAGGCCTTCACGGTCCAGCCGTTCACCAACATGATGAACGTCGTCGACCTGACGGGCGCGCAGCTGATCACCACGCTCCAGCAGCAGGTCAGCGGCCCGAACGAGGCTTCCCCGAAGATCCTGCAGGTCTCGGAGGGCTTCACGTACACCCTGGACCTGACGAAGACCGGCGCCGACCGGATCGTCGTGGACTCGGTGAAGCTGAACGGCGAGGCGATCGTTCCCTCGAAGACCTACCGCGTCGCGATGAACGAGTTCCTCGCGGGCGGCGGTGACGGCTTCTCCGTCCTGAAGGAGCACACCAACAAGCTGGTGGGCGCCTCCGACCTGGACGTCTTCAACGCCTACCTGGCGGCGAACTCCTCGGCCGACGCGCCGATCGCGCCGCCGAAGGCCGACCGGATCACGGTCGTGCAGTAG
- a CDS encoding phosphatidylinositol-specific phospholipase C translates to MDRRRFLTGAAALSAAALIGAPHATAAPRRTLSAQDWMAGRADSTPLQTLTIPGTHDSGARFGGLWSECQNTTIAQQLDSGIRFLDIRCRVTGGSFAIHHGPSYQNMMFGDVLIACRDFLAAHPSETVLMRVKQEYSEDSDATFRAVFDDYLDRRGWRPLFRIGDGIPALGEARGRVVLLGDNGGLPGVRYADGTWFDIQDDWNALPDPKYTKIEAHFRKAVQQPGKLFVNYVSTSAYLPPRWNSDNLNPRVHRFLDGAEASGWRGLGIVPLDFPNTRAGLVDSLIRHNG, encoded by the coding sequence ATGGACCGACGGAGATTCCTCACAGGCGCTGCCGCACTGTCCGCAGCCGCCCTCATCGGCGCCCCCCACGCCACCGCCGCGCCCCGCCGCACCCTGTCCGCGCAGGACTGGATGGCCGGCCGGGCCGACTCGACACCCCTGCAGACCCTCACCATTCCGGGCACCCACGACTCCGGTGCCCGCTTCGGCGGGCTGTGGAGCGAATGCCAGAACACCACCATCGCCCAGCAGCTCGACAGCGGTATCCGCTTCCTCGACATACGGTGCCGGGTCACCGGCGGCTCGTTCGCCATCCACCACGGCCCGTCCTACCAGAACATGATGTTCGGCGACGTCCTCATCGCCTGCCGCGACTTCCTCGCGGCGCACCCTTCCGAGACCGTGCTGATGCGGGTCAAGCAGGAGTATTCCGAGGACAGCGACGCGACCTTCCGCGCCGTCTTCGACGACTACCTCGACCGCCGCGGCTGGCGCCCGCTCTTCCGGATCGGCGACGGCATCCCGGCGCTGGGCGAGGCACGCGGACGCGTCGTCCTCCTCGGCGACAACGGCGGTCTGCCCGGGGTGCGTTACGCGGACGGCACCTGGTTCGACATCCAGGACGACTGGAACGCGCTGCCCGACCCCAAGTACACGAAGATCGAGGCGCACTTCCGCAAGGCGGTGCAGCAGCCGGGCAAACTGTTCGTCAACTACGTGAGCACGTCCGCGTATCTGCCGCCCCGCTGGAACTCCGACAACCTCAACCCGCGCGTCCACCGCTTCCTCGACGGCGCGGAGGCGAGCGGCTGGCGCGGCCTGGGCATCGTCCCGCTCGACTTCCCGAACACCCGTGCAGGGCTGGTCGATTCGCTCATCCGCCACAACGGCTGA
- the abc-f gene encoding ribosomal protection-like ABC-F family protein, which yields MKEAPLFPATATTTASQFVVTDVTKRYDDHVVLDRVSFTLRPGEKAGVVGENGSGKSTLLRLLAGAEQPDNGTVTVTAPGGTGHLAQMLDLPGTCLVADAIDLALADLRSLQRQIRAAERALATIGEAGHERYARLVAEFEARGGHDADRRVAIALHRLGERTPLALDRPLGTLSGGQLSRLALAATLASSPELLLLDEPTNDLDDTAVVWLEERLRAHRGTAVVVTHDRTFLDRVTATVLEVDADRRTVHRYGDGYAGYLTAKAAARARWAREYEEWRDEVARRTKLADTGIGALAAIPRKMPRGFSGAGAFRARSRTHGAASRVRDARERLQRLTENPVPPSLRPLRFTARIEGAPARGVDLADVRVPGRLRLDALHIEPGGRLLVTGPNGAGKSTLLQVLAGELIPAAGTVERPERVGLLRQTTGPVPDGRTTLEAYGEERAEALLATGLFRPVDLGRPVRALSVGQRRRLELARLLARPVDLLLLDEPTNHFSPVLVEEIEAALARYAGTLVLVTHDRRARAAFDGPELALAPCR from the coding sequence ATGAAGGAAGCGCCCTTGTTCCCAGCCACCGCCACCACCACCGCCTCCCAGTTCGTCGTCACCGACGTCACCAAGCGCTACGACGACCATGTCGTCCTCGACCGCGTCTCCTTCACCCTGCGCCCCGGCGAGAAGGCCGGCGTGGTGGGCGAGAACGGCTCCGGGAAGTCCACACTGCTGCGGCTGCTCGCCGGAGCGGAGCAGCCCGACAACGGCACGGTGACCGTCACCGCCCCCGGCGGCACCGGCCACCTCGCCCAGATGCTCGACCTGCCGGGCACCTGCCTCGTCGCCGACGCGATCGACCTGGCCCTCGCCGACCTGCGGTCCCTCCAGCGGCAGATCCGCGCCGCTGAACGCGCACTGGCGACCATCGGTGAGGCCGGCCACGAGCGGTACGCACGGCTGGTCGCCGAGTTCGAGGCACGGGGCGGGCACGACGCCGACCGCCGGGTCGCGATCGCCCTTCACCGGCTCGGCGAACGCACGCCACTCGCCCTCGACCGGCCGCTCGGCACGCTCTCCGGCGGTCAGCTCTCGCGGCTCGCGCTCGCCGCGACCCTCGCGTCCTCGCCCGAACTACTGCTGCTCGACGAACCGACCAACGACCTCGACGACACGGCGGTCGTCTGGCTCGAGGAGCGGCTGCGCGCCCACCGCGGCACGGCAGTCGTCGTCACCCACGACCGCACGTTCCTCGACCGGGTGACCGCCACGGTGCTCGAGGTGGACGCCGACCGGAGGACCGTGCACCGCTACGGCGACGGTTACGCGGGCTACCTCACCGCCAAGGCCGCCGCCCGCGCGCGCTGGGCACGGGAGTACGAGGAGTGGCGCGACGAGGTGGCCCGGCGGACGAAGCTGGCCGACACCGGCATCGGGGCCCTGGCCGCCATCCCGCGCAAGATGCCCCGCGGCTTCAGCGGCGCCGGCGCGTTCCGCGCGCGCTCACGGACGCACGGCGCGGCGAGCCGCGTCCGGGACGCCCGGGAGCGCCTGCAGCGCCTGACGGAGAACCCGGTGCCGCCGTCTTTGCGGCCGCTGCGGTTCACGGCCCGGATCGAGGGCGCCCCGGCACGCGGTGTCGACCTGGCGGATGTGCGGGTGCCGGGGAGGCTCCGTCTGGACGCCCTGCACATCGAACCGGGCGGACGGCTGCTGGTCACCGGTCCGAACGGCGCGGGAAAGTCCACGCTCCTCCAGGTCCTCGCCGGGGAACTGATCCCCGCGGCGGGCACGGTCGAGCGCCCAGAACGGGTGGGCCTGCTGCGCCAGACCACCGGTCCCGTGCCGGACGGCCGCACCACCTTGGAGGCGTACGGCGAGGAGCGGGCAGAAGCCCTGCTCGCGACGGGTCTGTTCCGGCCCGTGGACCTGGGCAGACCGGTCCGCGCGCTCTCGGTGGGCCAGCGGCGCAGGCTCGAACTGGCCCGGCTGCTCGCCCGGCCCGTGGATCTGCTGCTGCTGGACGAGCCCACCAACCACTTCTCCCCCGTGCTGGTGGAGGAGATCGAGGCGGCGCTGGCGCGGTACGCCGGGACGCTGGTGCTCGTCACCCACGACCGGCGGGCACGGGCGGCGTTCGACGGTCCGGAGCTGGCCCTGGCCCCCTGCCGATGA
- a CDS encoding HAMP domain-containing sensor histidine kinase, translated as MTNRFRALPLRSRLALLVATAVAVAVAAAASVCWLVVRSALVDSLDNALSTNRMAPRQVLAFVDPAGQCRKAAPAGPDTDLFRSTIQLLDREGNSCVVLGDESVEVTDADIDVAGGRSESSFHNATASDGSEYRVFTYPIEGYAGAVIVARPLSEVDDTLGNLTLVLALVAGAGVLGAGAAGAWVARAGLRPVDELTGAVEHVARTEDLSVRIPVEGDDEIARLSRSFNAMTAALASSRDLQQQLIADAGHELRTPLTSLRTNVELLARSEETGRALPPDDRRALLASVKAQMTELAALIGDLQELSRPDVGASGKVQVVALHEITQAALDRARLRGPELTFTARLEPWFVRADQAALERALVNVLDNAVKFSPPGAEVEVGLSGGELTVRDHGPGIPPEELPHVFERFWRSPSARALPGSGLGLSIVARTVRQAGGGIALEPAAGGGTRAVIRLPGAAGPPPPTP; from the coding sequence ATGACGAACAGGTTCCGTGCGCTGCCCCTGCGCTCCCGGCTGGCGCTCCTGGTGGCGACGGCGGTGGCGGTGGCCGTCGCGGCGGCGGCCAGCGTGTGCTGGCTGGTGGTGCGCAGCGCGCTGGTCGACTCGCTCGACAACGCGCTCAGCACGAACCGGATGGCGCCGCGCCAGGTGCTCGCCTTCGTCGACCCCGCCGGTCAGTGCCGCAAAGCGGCCCCCGCCGGTCCCGACACCGACCTCTTCAGGTCGACCATCCAGCTGCTGGACCGCGAGGGGAACAGCTGCGTGGTCCTCGGCGACGAGTCGGTCGAGGTCACGGACGCCGACATCGACGTGGCCGGCGGCCGTTCCGAGTCCTCCTTCCACAACGCCACGGCGTCCGACGGCTCCGAGTACCGCGTCTTCACCTATCCCATCGAGGGCTACGCGGGCGCGGTGATCGTCGCCCGTCCGCTCAGCGAGGTCGACGACACCCTGGGCAACCTGACGCTGGTGCTGGCCCTGGTCGCCGGCGCCGGTGTGCTCGGCGCCGGCGCGGCCGGCGCCTGGGTCGCCAGAGCGGGCCTGCGGCCGGTGGACGAGCTGACCGGCGCGGTCGAGCACGTGGCCCGCACCGAGGACCTGAGCGTGCGCATCCCCGTCGAGGGGGACGACGAGATCGCCCGGCTGTCCCGGTCGTTCAACGCGATGACCGCTGCGCTGGCGTCCTCGCGCGACCTCCAGCAGCAGCTGATCGCGGACGCCGGCCATGAGCTGCGCACCCCGCTGACGTCGCTGCGCACCAACGTCGAACTGCTCGCCCGGAGCGAGGAGACCGGCCGCGCCCTCCCGCCCGACGACCGCAGGGCGCTGCTCGCCTCGGTCAAGGCGCAGATGACCGAACTGGCCGCGCTCATCGGCGACCTCCAGGAGCTGTCCCGTCCGGACGTGGGCGCGAGCGGCAAGGTGCAGGTGGTGGCCCTCCACGAGATCACGCAGGCGGCCCTCGACCGGGCGCGGCTGCGCGGCCCGGAGCTGACGTTCACGGCCCGGCTGGAGCCCTGGTTCGTGCGGGCGGACCAGGCCGCGCTGGAACGGGCCCTGGTCAACGTCCTGGACAACGCAGTGAAGTTCTCGCCGCCGGGGGCCGAGGTCGAGGTGGGCCTCAGCGGCGGTGAGCTGACGGTCCGCGACCACGGCCCCGGCATCCCGCCGGAGGAGTTGCCGCACGTCTTCGAACGGTTCTGGCGCTCCCCGTCGGCGCGGGCGCTGCCCGGTTCGGGGCTGGGGCTGTCGATCGTGGCGCGCACGGTCCGGCAGGCGGGCGGCGGCATCGCCCTGGAGCCGGCCGCCGGCGGCGGCACCCGCGCGGTGATCCGCCTGCCGGGTGCGGCGGGTCCGCCTCCGCCGACCCCCTGA
- a CDS encoding response regulator transcription factor, whose product MTEGERILIVDDEPAVREALQRSLAFEGYGTEVAADGIDALARAEVYAPDLIVLDIQMPRMDGLTAARRLRAAGSTVPILMLTARDTVGDRVTGLDAGADDYLVKPFELDELFARIRALLRRSSYASAGPGGAEEDVLSFADLRMDLATREVTRGTRRVELTRTEFTLLELFLAHPRQVLTREQILKAVWGFDFEPSSNSLDVYVMYLRRKTEAAGEPRLVHTVRGVGYALRTGGPE is encoded by the coding sequence ATGACTGAAGGTGAGCGCATCCTGATCGTCGACGACGAGCCCGCCGTGCGTGAGGCGCTCCAGCGTTCGCTCGCGTTCGAGGGGTACGGCACCGAGGTCGCCGCCGACGGCATCGACGCCCTCGCCCGCGCCGAGGTGTACGCCCCCGATCTGATCGTCCTCGACATCCAGATGCCGCGGATGGACGGGCTGACCGCGGCCCGCCGGCTGCGGGCCGCGGGATCGACCGTGCCCATCCTGATGCTCACGGCCCGCGACACGGTCGGCGACCGGGTCACCGGCCTCGACGCCGGCGCGGACGACTACCTGGTCAAGCCGTTCGAGCTGGACGAGCTGTTCGCCCGTATCCGGGCGCTGCTGCGGCGCAGCTCGTACGCCTCGGCCGGCCCGGGGGGCGCGGAGGAGGACGTGCTGTCCTTCGCCGACCTGCGGATGGACCTCGCGACCCGGGAGGTCACCCGCGGCACCCGCCGGGTCGAGCTGACCCGTACCGAGTTCACGCTGCTGGAGCTCTTCCTGGCCCATCCGCGCCAGGTGCTCACCCGTGAGCAGATCCTCAAGGCCGTGTGGGGCTTCGACTTCGAGCCAAGCTCCAACTCCCTGGACGTGTACGTCATGTACCTGCGGCGCAAGACGGAGGCGGCCGGCGAGCCACGCCTGGTCCACACGGTGCGCGGCGTGGGCTACGCGCTGCGCACCGGCGGCCCCGAATGA
- a CDS encoding S1C family serine protease: MSDHYRRSGDDAHHQQPYGAPLTQGAGGGYPPVPPYHPGDATAGHLPGPHAAAPAPAQAAWSVPAPAPAPRARAKRPVALLAAVAIVAAGVGGGASALVGQFTGDGGSGGSGAVTGTNVSQSSRGTVAGVAQAVSPSIVEIGADSNTGRSTGSGVIITEDGEIVTNNHVISGASTIKVQLSNGKTYTAEVLGTDPGKDLALIKLQDASGLKAASLGDSSKVKVGDEVVAIGSPEGLTGTVTSGIVSALDRDVTVAKDEEQPQQQDPRQGWPFEFGGQQFNGDTGDSTTTYKAIQTDASLNPGNSGGALINMNGEIIGINSAMYSPSSATGSTAGSVGLGFAIPVDTVKADLDALRSGDGN; the protein is encoded by the coding sequence ATGAGCGACCACTACCGCCGAAGCGGCGACGACGCCCACCACCAGCAGCCGTACGGTGCTCCCCTCACGCAGGGGGCGGGCGGCGGCTACCCGCCGGTCCCGCCCTACCACCCCGGCGACGCCACGGCCGGGCACCTGCCCGGACCCCACGCAGCGGCTCCCGCTCCCGCGCAGGCGGCCTGGTCCGTGCCCGCGCCCGCACCGGCGCCGCGGGCCCGGGCGAAGCGCCCCGTCGCGCTGCTCGCCGCCGTCGCCATCGTCGCCGCCGGTGTGGGTGGCGGGGCGTCCGCGCTCGTCGGACAGTTCACCGGGGACGGCGGCAGCGGCGGATCCGGCGCGGTGACCGGCACCAACGTCTCGCAGAGCAGCAGGGGAACGGTCGCCGGCGTCGCGCAGGCGGTCTCCCCGAGCATCGTGGAGATCGGCGCGGACTCGAACACGGGTCGGTCCACCGGCTCCGGCGTGATCATCACCGAGGACGGTGAGATCGTCACCAACAACCACGTCATCTCCGGCGCGTCCACGATCAAGGTGCAGCTCAGCAACGGCAAGACGTACACGGCCGAAGTCCTCGGCACCGACCCCGGCAAGGACCTCGCCCTCATCAAGCTCCAGGACGCGTCCGGTCTGAAGGCCGCCTCGCTCGGCGACTCGAGCAAGGTGAAGGTCGGCGACGAGGTCGTCGCCATCGGCTCCCCCGAGGGGCTGACCGGCACGGTGACGAGCGGCATCGTCTCCGCGCTCGACAGGGACGTGACGGTGGCCAAGGACGAGGAGCAGCCTCAGCAGCAGGACCCGAGGCAGGGCTGGCCCTTCGAGTTCGGCGGGCAGCAGTTCAACGGCGACACCGGCGACTCGACGACCACCTACAAGGCGATCCAGACCGACGCCTCCCTCAACCCCGGCAACTCGGGCGGCGCCCTGATCAACATGAACGGGGAGATCATCGGCATCAACTCGGCCATGTACTCGCCCAGTTCCGCCACCGGTTCCACCGCGGGCAGCGTCGGCCTCGGCTTCGCCATCCCGGTCGACACCGTCAAGGCCGACCTGGACGCCCTCCGCTCCGGCGACGGCAACTGA